A stretch of the Panicum virgatum strain AP13 chromosome 9N, P.virgatum_v5, whole genome shotgun sequence genome encodes the following:
- the LOC120689352 gene encoding uncharacterized protein LOC120689352, which translates to MRAYCNAVRRLEDKFDGIELNHVPCKYNEDADELARIVSGRTTVPPNIFARDIAKPSVDFKDPVEPGPSNAEPPDGNPSADEAEPTGTDFETSSMDEAEAMEIDESQPP; encoded by the coding sequence ATGAGGGCATACTGCaacgcagtacgccgcctcgaagacaagtttgACGGCATAGAACTCAACCACGTCCcgtgcaagtacaacgaggatgccgacgagttAGCCAGGATCGTGTCAGGGCGGACTACTGTCCCCCCAAACATCTTTGCTCGCGACAtcgccaagccctccgtcgattTCAAGGATCCGGTGGAACCGGGCCCCTCGAACGCCGAGCCCCCCGACGGGAACCCCTCAGCGGATGAGGCCGAGCCCACGGGCActgacttcgagacctcctccaTGGATGAGGCCGAAGCGATGGAGATCGACGAATCCCAACCCCCATGA